The following are encoded in a window of Nitrospirota bacterium genomic DNA:
- a CDS encoding UbiA family prenyltransferase, protein MNEWLSRFTARFSESSLPLAYSFAGFLFFVLLRTFLEVYREGYTLSAIQLAHYVLFYLALAMALGLIVHALTGQQVVKLLRLIFAGLIVTLLPPILDSTLFASHTPHYDYLRVKDIQALLHAYLTFFGPLAAKGISLGMRVEIGLICLLTFLYVQATTRSWPRAIAGMVASYTLMFFFVSIPVYLDWLAGPAGREATGFKEMPLIFALMVGIETLAVCTIEAPAFVREILKDTRFLRIVHYELLFFLGTAASPAALPAQGIELGLRAVLAFCAIWLIWIYSVMVNNVYDIEIDRVNEPHRPLVKGSVDPVRYVRVSRWVLLAALALALSAGVLVVMLTLLFGLAYFVYSAPPLRLKERCVLSKVVIGISSVSAFLVGYSLYSGNFSAPVGYVGAIFAWFTLGAYLIDLKDVEGDKAAGIRNLPTVLGLRRAQRVAAIAVAIAHAAAFWIIGRNGLGWTFLPIGALQFIAVNAKVYREKPILLMQNGLTAAVLLFVTLK, encoded by the coding sequence ATGAACGAGTGGCTTAGCCGCTTTACGGCCAGATTTTCAGAGTCGTCGCTCCCGTTGGCCTACTCCTTTGCGGGGTTCCTGTTCTTCGTCCTTCTCCGCACCTTTCTGGAGGTTTATCGCGAGGGATATACGCTGAGCGCCATCCAGTTGGCTCATTATGTGCTGTTCTATCTCGCTCTTGCCATGGCGCTCGGCCTGATCGTTCATGCTTTGACCGGCCAGCAGGTCGTCAAGCTTTTGAGACTCATCTTTGCGGGTCTGATCGTAACGCTCCTGCCTCCTATTCTCGACTCGACCCTCTTCGCAAGCCACACCCCCCATTACGACTACCTGCGCGTCAAGGACATTCAGGCCCTCCTGCACGCTTATCTGACCTTCTTCGGGCCGCTCGCGGCCAAGGGCATCAGTCTGGGAATGCGCGTCGAGATCGGGCTGATATGCCTGCTCACGTTCCTGTACGTTCAAGCGACGACGCGATCGTGGCCAAGAGCTATCGCAGGGATGGTTGCCTCTTATACGCTCATGTTCTTCTTCGTCTCGATTCCCGTTTATTTGGACTGGCTGGCCGGCCCGGCCGGCAGGGAGGCGACGGGGTTCAAGGAGATGCCCCTGATTTTCGCGCTGATGGTCGGCATTGAGACGCTGGCCGTCTGTACGATCGAGGCCCCCGCATTTGTGCGGGAGATACTCAAAGACACGCGCTTCCTGAGAATCGTCCATTACGAGCTCTTGTTTTTTCTAGGCACGGCAGCATCGCCCGCCGCCCTGCCGGCGCAAGGGATCGAGCTAGGGCTGCGGGCCGTCCTTGCGTTCTGCGCCATATGGCTGATCTGGATTTACTCGGTCATGGTCAACAACGTGTACGACATTGAGATCGATCGCGTCAACGAACCCCATCGACCGCTTGTGAAAGGCTCCGTTGACCCGGTTCGATACGTCCGGGTCTCGCGGTGGGTGCTCCTGGCGGCGCTGGCCTTGGCGCTGTCGGCCGGTGTCTTGGTCGTGATGTTGACTTTGCTTTTCGGTCTGGCCTACTTCGTCTATTCGGCGCCTCCCCTACGGCTCAAAGAACGTTGCGTGCTCTCCAAGGTCGTCATCGGCATCAGCAGCGTAAGCGCTTTCCTGGTCGGTTACTCCCTCTACAGCGGAAACTTTTCCGCGCCGGTGGGCTACGTCGGCGCGATCTTCGCGTGGTTCACGCTCGGTGCTTACCTGATCGACCTGAAAGACGTAGAGGGGGATAAGGCAGCAGGCATCCGTAATCTTCCGACCGTTTTGGGACTTCGAAGGGCCCAGCGTGTTGCCGCCATCGCCGTGGCGATTGCGCATGCCGCGGCTTTCTGGATAATCGGTCGGAACGGGCTGGGCTGGACGTTTCTGCCGATTGGCGCGCTTCAGTTCATCGCAGTCAATGCCAAGGTCTACCGGGAAAAACCCATTCTCCTAATGCAGAATGGGCTCACTGCGGCTGTGCTTCTATTTGTGACGCTCAAGTGA
- a CDS encoding sigma 54-interacting transcriptional regulator, with protein MHDTSTLLGRFEIRQELGQGSCGRVYRAFDASLGREVAVKEFFDSSATFAHELEILSKMDHPNLVKVFDLAVDEKTGVHYLIEELIPGTPMDLFLRESDGSARLDVFAQLLRGLEYLHQRGVIHLDIKPSNVLVTTEDRRANGKVQAKILDFGIAEEVKKFKPQGSFSGTFPYVAPEMIRGDVIDGRADLYSLGMLFHDVCSRVSKPHDSLSTQQWIRATLDRKAPTVNEFQADVPPPLREILIRLLDPDPQFRFRSANQVIRILNRTMKTAFPVEPGRLRLPDLPTTLLTGRQADFSILQRAYETFDAGQRTSYVAALLGEREHGKSALCRGFVRWARMRDLTALDLTNPNEGVGELLDRMIPPGEERTFETQGTFLKQVLPERFKHAPDLESLETDPRLEQSRLRDKLAETFGRALRGRTILLVLDDIEGRGEITQFLAHYLLHYGSKPSVGAAEGRLFILLSARSPVEVPHGIQVDRLIDLKSWGPEDLMRILPSLLLVEIVPEELARIIWERTEGVPGRVVEALRSLTETVFRPDVDLQAQLDALTGRDLQAITGTLTMGAERLAALDESERRILQWLCVAPVELSADDFGRLDPILKIGTAMALRRLQDMGWIVPLRSGFRPASAVRREAVESDMRPEIRRALHLRLGEVMETSHPRSPLERAGEFFRAGDAQRAFLTAQAELQTMLRLSQPARVAHFLEFHRSHADSLLKDQRRTFERLLAEAYLASGEFLKAATILEEILKEASGMDSAVRILLVRAYRYGGRMDDAKRTIEESRAGGTADGKAAVLLDALLADVLLEQGQFEQAAALADRYLSEGCRYEADEQVAFRHVKAKSHFYRGETDQAILLFKQNAAETDKAGGKLAQRALSLNSLATAYLDQGRVDESLQLLHSSAEIAQQIGDLRTLALSQVNLGLGYSEKGDTLQAAQYYEKGLATLRKIGDQANEARTLYNMGVLHIQSGDLVSAEDAFEEALELARTLNLAHLEVTVRLQRAECYLRKNALKKALAECERAESLARSLGAGQEALLGRFKKLDIRLSLEPPAVLEPDLNAAVEEMSRTPHPELEAWALYLRGRLQEPSGPAAAIQTFEKALKKWGESGTADPALRQKIEWRLADLKGAKGRAPEISVEPAARRLEGETKRERMQPAQADPARAQDAQAVQAATRTVDSSDVVSLLEIARKMNTALDTGEVLVDILDALLKFTDADRGFLLLRENDRLQVRVSRARGGTEVFGADHSFSLTVAEEALQRGKPVITFDAYDDPRFKDSASIYQLQLRSILCVPLFLRGEPLGALYLDSRAQPGRFGEKHIPVLTALSDLAATVIYKAQLIAQNIQDQRQLRRVVRELKESKENIETLNEELTASNSNLQALLAEKEQQIEVVQERFSALIQEEEPKYRYDRLVGTSRVWRKLLLVVDRAVESRVAVLILGESGTGKELIARAIHFNSVRKDKTFVPVNCAAIPPDLFEAELFGHVKGAFTGADRDKPGLFEVAHEGTLFLDEIGDLPLPVQAKLLRTLQDGVVRRLGSTREAKVDARILAATHQDLKARIKEKTFREDLFFRLNVFEITVPPLRERIEDIPLLAGTFLDQIAGEEAKPRKELSSQTIRQLQGYSWPGNVRELDNVVRRAYLVTPGPEIKIDLPKQEEKADGGVKSELQPSGRPLWETMSHLKKRMIEAALKTTGGNISAAARELQVDRTRLAAWIKTYRLKPSGQGQRARKRGG; from the coding sequence ATGCACGATACATCAACCCTATTGGGCCGGTTCGAAATAAGACAGGAGCTTGGCCAGGGCAGTTGCGGCAGGGTGTATCGCGCCTTCGACGCTTCTCTTGGGCGAGAGGTCGCCGTGAAAGAGTTTTTCGATTCATCGGCGACGTTTGCTCACGAACTGGAGATCCTCTCCAAGATGGACCACCCGAACTTGGTGAAAGTTTTCGACCTCGCCGTGGACGAAAAGACCGGCGTCCACTACCTGATTGAAGAGCTGATTCCCGGGACGCCAATGGATCTTTTCCTGCGCGAATCGGACGGATCTGCGCGGCTCGATGTTTTCGCCCAGCTTCTGCGCGGTCTTGAGTATTTGCACCAACGCGGGGTGATTCACCTCGACATCAAGCCGTCGAATGTCCTGGTGACGACGGAAGACCGAAGAGCGAACGGAAAGGTGCAAGCCAAGATTCTGGATTTCGGGATTGCGGAGGAGGTGAAAAAGTTCAAGCCGCAGGGATCGTTTTCGGGGACGTTTCCGTATGTGGCTCCGGAGATGATTCGGGGAGACGTGATCGACGGCCGCGCGGACCTATACTCGCTCGGCATGTTGTTTCATGACGTCTGCTCGCGGGTCTCGAAGCCGCACGATTCTTTATCCACTCAGCAATGGATAAGAGCCACGTTGGACCGCAAGGCGCCGACCGTCAACGAATTCCAGGCAGACGTGCCGCCGCCGTTGCGCGAGATCCTCATCCGACTCCTGGACCCCGACCCACAATTTCGCTTCCGTTCGGCCAACCAAGTGATCCGCATTTTGAACCGGACGATGAAAACCGCTTTCCCGGTCGAGCCCGGCCGCCTGCGGCTCCCGGATTTGCCCACGACCCTTCTCACGGGCCGGCAGGCCGACTTCTCCATCCTTCAGAGGGCATACGAGACGTTCGACGCTGGCCAACGCACGTCGTATGTCGCCGCGCTCTTGGGCGAACGCGAGCATGGGAAGTCGGCCCTCTGCCGAGGCTTCGTCCGATGGGCCAGGATGCGCGATCTAACCGCCCTCGATCTCACGAACCCGAACGAGGGCGTTGGTGAGCTGTTGGACCGAATGATCCCCCCGGGAGAGGAGCGGACGTTCGAAACTCAGGGGACCTTCCTAAAACAGGTTTTACCCGAACGGTTCAAGCATGCGCCGGACTTGGAGTCTCTGGAGACCGACCCCCGGCTGGAACAATCCCGACTTCGAGACAAACTCGCGGAGACATTCGGCCGTGCCCTGCGCGGGAGAACCATTCTTCTCGTGCTCGACGACATCGAAGGGCGAGGCGAGATTACGCAATTCCTTGCGCACTACCTGCTGCACTACGGGTCAAAACCTTCGGTGGGCGCCGCGGAAGGGAGGCTGTTCATCCTGCTCTCCGCGAGGAGTCCCGTCGAGGTTCCGCACGGGATCCAAGTCGATCGTCTGATCGATCTCAAGTCGTGGGGACCGGAGGATCTCATGCGCATTCTCCCTTCTCTTTTGTTGGTTGAAATTGTACCGGAGGAGCTGGCGCGGATAATCTGGGAGAGGACCGAAGGGGTGCCGGGCCGCGTGGTGGAGGCGTTGCGGTCCCTGACCGAAACCGTTTTTCGTCCCGACGTGGACCTTCAGGCGCAGCTTGACGCGTTGACGGGGCGTGACCTTCAGGCCATCACGGGCACGCTCACCATGGGGGCCGAGCGGCTCGCAGCACTGGACGAGTCGGAACGCCGGATTCTTCAGTGGTTGTGCGTCGCCCCTGTGGAGCTGTCGGCGGACGACTTCGGCCGATTGGACCCCATCCTGAAAATCGGGACGGCGATGGCGCTCAGGCGACTCCAGGACATGGGTTGGATCGTCCCGCTCCGCAGTGGATTTCGTCCGGCAAGTGCCGTCCGGCGGGAGGCGGTTGAATCGGACATGCGACCGGAAATCCGACGAGCCCTGCACCTCAGGTTGGGTGAAGTGATGGAGACAAGCCATCCGCGTTCCCCCTTGGAGCGCGCGGGCGAATTTTTCAGAGCGGGCGACGCCCAGCGAGCTTTCCTTACGGCTCAGGCCGAACTCCAAACCATGCTCCGACTCAGCCAGCCGGCCAGGGTCGCGCATTTCCTCGAGTTCCATCGCTCTCACGCCGACTCGCTCCTCAAAGATCAGCGCCGGACGTTCGAGAGGCTCTTGGCCGAAGCTTATCTCGCTTCGGGTGAATTTCTCAAGGCGGCGACGATTCTGGAGGAGATCTTGAAGGAAGCATCCGGCATGGACAGCGCGGTACGAATTCTCCTCGTGCGCGCGTATCGGTACGGGGGGCGCATGGATGACGCGAAGCGAACGATCGAAGAATCCCGGGCAGGGGGAACCGCGGATGGTAAGGCGGCGGTACTCCTGGATGCCCTCCTCGCGGACGTCCTGTTGGAGCAGGGGCAGTTTGAGCAGGCGGCGGCGCTGGCCGACCGCTATCTGTCTGAGGGCTGCCGCTACGAGGCGGACGAGCAGGTCGCGTTCCGCCACGTAAAAGCGAAATCACACTTCTACCGAGGCGAAACAGACCAGGCTATCTTGCTGTTCAAGCAAAACGCCGCGGAAACGGACAAGGCGGGCGGCAAGCTCGCCCAGCGGGCACTTTCTTTAAATTCTCTCGCCACGGCGTACCTCGACCAAGGGCGTGTAGACGAGAGTCTTCAACTCCTCCACTCCAGTGCCGAGATCGCCCAGCAGATCGGCGATCTGCGGACTCTGGCGCTTTCTCAGGTGAACCTCGGGCTCGGCTACTCCGAAAAGGGCGACACGCTTCAGGCGGCCCAATACTACGAGAAAGGACTGGCAACCCTTCGGAAGATCGGGGATCAGGCCAACGAAGCGAGGACGCTTTACAACATGGGCGTGCTCCACATCCAGAGCGGCGATCTCGTCTCGGCCGAGGACGCTTTTGAGGAAGCCCTCGAACTCGCCCGGACTCTGAACCTGGCCCATCTCGAAGTAACCGTTCGGTTGCAGAGGGCGGAGTGCTACCTCCGAAAAAACGCTTTGAAAAAAGCTTTGGCGGAGTGCGAGAGAGCGGAGAGTCTCGCGCGGTCCCTCGGAGCCGGGCAGGAGGCGCTGCTCGGCCGGTTCAAAAAGCTTGACATCCGATTGAGTCTGGAACCACCGGCCGTTCTGGAACCGGATCTAAATGCTGCGGTCGAGGAAATGAGCAGAACGCCCCACCCGGAACTCGAGGCGTGGGCGCTTTATCTGCGCGGCCGGCTCCAGGAGCCATCCGGTCCGGCAGCCGCGATTCAGACATTCGAGAAGGCCCTGAAAAAATGGGGCGAGTCGGGCACGGCCGACCCGGCGCTCCGGCAAAAGATCGAATGGCGCCTGGCGGATTTGAAGGGGGCGAAAGGCCGAGCGCCTGAGATTTCCGTGGAACCTGCCGCCCGGCGGCTGGAAGGCGAAACCAAGCGGGAGCGGATGCAGCCGGCGCAGGCCGACCCTGCCCGCGCGCAGGATGCGCAAGCGGTGCAGGCAGCGACCAGGACGGTCGACTCTTCCGATGTCGTCTCTCTTCTGGAGATTGCGAGGAAAATGAACACAGCCCTGGATACCGGCGAAGTCTTGGTGGACATCCTGGATGCGCTCCTCAAGTTTACGGACGCAGATCGAGGGTTCCTGCTCCTCCGGGAGAACGACCGGTTGCAGGTGCGCGTCTCACGCGCGCGCGGAGGGACCGAGGTGTTCGGCGCCGACCACAGCTTCAGCCTCACGGTGGCCGAGGAAGCCTTGCAAAGGGGGAAGCCCGTGATCACGTTCGATGCCTACGATGACCCCCGATTCAAAGACTCCGCCAGCATTTACCAGCTTCAGCTTCGCTCGATCCTGTGCGTGCCGCTATTTCTGAGAGGCGAGCCGCTGGGCGCTCTCTACCTGGACAGCCGCGCCCAACCCGGCCGGTTCGGAGAAAAACATATTCCCGTTCTCACGGCCCTGAGCGACCTGGCTGCAACGGTGATCTACAAAGCGCAGCTTATCGCACAAAACATCCAAGATCAGCGGCAGCTTCGGCGGGTGGTTCGGGAGCTGAAGGAATCGAAAGAAAACATTGAAACCTTGAACGAGGAACTCACGGCGTCCAATTCGAACTTGCAAGCCCTCCTCGCGGAGAAGGAGCAGCAAATCGAGGTGGTTCAGGAACGGTTCAGCGCGCTCATTCAGGAAGAGGAACCGAAGTACCGATACGATCGCTTGGTCGGGACCAGCCGGGTGTGGCGGAAGTTGCTTCTCGTGGTGGACCGGGCGGTGGAGAGCCGCGTGGCGGTCCTGATCCTGGGGGAAAGCGGCACGGGCAAGGAGCTCATCGCGCGAGCCATCCATTTCAATTCGGTTCGGAAGGACAAAACCTTCGTGCCGGTCAATTGCGCCGCGATCCCGCCCGATCTGTTCGAAGCGGAACTCTTCGGTCACGTAAAGGGGGCTTTCACGGGGGCGGACCGCGACAAACCGGGGCTGTTCGAAGTCGCCCATGAGGGGACGCTCTTCTTGGACGAAATCGGGGATCTGCCGCTGCCCGTTCAGGCGAAACTTCTTCGCACCTTGCAAGACGGCGTGGTGCGGCGGCTGGGAAGCACGCGGGAGGCGAAAGTGGACGCGCGCATCCTTGCAGCCACCCACCAGGATTTGAAGGCTCGGATCAAGGAAAAAACATTCCGGGAGGACCTATTTTTCAGACTGAATGTGTTCGAGATCACGGTGCCTCCCTTGCGCGAACGGATCGAAGACATCCCCCTGCTCGCGGGCACCTTCCTTGACCAGATCGCCGGTGAAGAGGCGAAGCCCAGGAAAGAGCTCTCCTCTCAAACGATCCGGCAACTTCAGGGCTATTCCTGGCCCGGCAATGTGCGCGAGCTGGATAATGTCGTAAGGAGGGCCTATCTGGTCACACCGGGTCCGGAGATCAAGATTGATCTTCCGAAACAGGAGGAGAAGGCGGACGGAGGAGTAAAATCCGAACTCCAGCCAAGCGGGCGGCCCCTATGGGAAACCATGAGCCATCTGAAGAAGCGGATGATTGAAGCCGCCTTGAAAACGACGGGCGGAAATATCTCCGCCGCGGCGAGAGAGCTTCAGGTGGATAGGACCCGGCTGGCCGCGTGGATCAAAACCTACAGGCTGAAGCCATCGGGCCAAGGTCAACGCGCCCGCAAGAGAGGCGGCTGA
- a CDS encoding tyrosine-type recombinase/integrase — protein MAGSSTIQDTIDRFIAEVQVGRSKETARAYSTALECFKDYLKQVPVDPLKARVTALKVEDLLDYPLWLTGERWRDRANPASVAVYLAGLQSWLRYLAREKLHPSLSSEMERIREAYRAIRRRGARKLPRVLQPNEMEAIIKAARARPNTRKPRLFVAWRRDVALIETLRCTGTRISEILGGNAEDLQARQRALRVMGKGSRERLVFFDVRGWDAMEEYLEVRKSLKLICKGKVTPLFAQHSRAAGKELLRLTPRGARLALWQYVRKAGLQGKITPHRFRATFATMVLEKTGDLAATQDLLGHASPATTRIYAKLATARLKKIHEQVFEA, from the coding sequence GTGGCCGGTAGCAGCACCATCCAAGACACGATCGACCGGTTCATCGCGGAGGTGCAAGTCGGCCGCTCCAAGGAGACCGCCCGCGCCTACTCCACCGCCCTCGAATGCTTTAAGGACTACCTGAAGCAGGTGCCGGTCGACCCGCTGAAAGCAAGGGTCACGGCGCTCAAGGTAGAAGATCTGCTGGACTATCCGCTCTGGCTCACGGGCGAGCGCTGGCGTGATCGGGCCAACCCTGCCTCCGTGGCGGTGTATCTCGCGGGTCTTCAGTCGTGGCTCCGGTATCTGGCGCGCGAGAAGCTCCACCCCTCTCTCTCCTCGGAAATGGAAAGGATCCGTGAAGCCTACCGGGCGATCCGGCGCCGCGGCGCTCGGAAACTGCCGCGCGTACTCCAGCCGAACGAGATGGAAGCCATCATCAAGGCGGCCCGGGCGCGTCCCAACACGAGGAAACCGCGGCTATTCGTCGCCTGGCGCAGAGACGTGGCTCTCATCGAGACCCTACGTTGTACGGGTACCCGCATCTCAGAGATCCTCGGCGGTAACGCTGAGGACTTGCAGGCCCGGCAGCGAGCGTTGCGCGTGATGGGCAAAGGCTCGCGCGAAAGGCTCGTCTTCTTCGACGTGCGGGGTTGGGATGCCATGGAGGAATACCTAGAGGTGAGGAAGTCATTGAAACTCATCTGCAAGGGAAAGGTCACGCCGCTCTTCGCCCAGCACAGCCGGGCGGCCGGCAAGGAACTGCTCAGACTCACCCCGCGTGGAGCGAGGCTTGCGCTGTGGCAGTATGTGAGAAAGGCCGGCCTCCAAGGAAAGATTACGCCACACCGTTTCCGCGCGACATTTGCCACGATGGTGCTGGAGAAAACCGGCGATCTTGCCGCAACGCAGGATTTGCTCGGACACGCCTCGCCGGCTACGACAAGAATCTACGCGAAGCTGGCCACGGCGCGATTGAAGAAAATCCATGAACAGGTCTTCGAAGCCTGA
- a CDS encoding FHA domain-containing protein, with protein sequence MVGESFAIGRGKENAVQIEDPSVSTLHARLDYRDGTYIRNGTEPIHKPQLLMDSDSIRLGRVSLSLRRKE encoded by the coding sequence ATGGTCGGAGAGTCGTTTGCGATCGGACGCGGCAAGGAGAACGCAGTGCAGATCGAGGATCCGTCCGTATCTACTCTCCATGCGCGACTGGATTACCGCGACGGCACGTACATACGGAACGGCACCGAGCCCATCCACAAACCCCAGCTTCTCATGGACAGCGACTCCATCCGCCTCGGCCGCGTCTCGCTCAGCCTCCGGCGGAAGGAGTAG
- a CDS encoding tyrosine-type recombinase/integrase: MADDRAESPTLQETVDAFVAEVQARHARTGATYGYALNNWLRYLKDARIDPRKTPASGLTAGVVVRYPSWLASDHFKNRANPYTVGTYIAVVTAWLRYLQREQLAPDIASNMERIRHAYKDARPRGRRLPRTLRDDVIDKILKTIRTAHPGKSPRLQAARLRDIALVEALRSTGARISEILGADVEALDVRDKTLRVTGKGSKERIVMFDSTAWRALKAYLDARQALRLTVRGKSTPLFAQHGRRAGRILRRLSSHGARKMLWGYVKAAGIREKVTPHRLRHTYGFKILEATGDLAATQDLLGHASPTTTRIYAPLVSSRLRAAHKKAFPR; the protein is encoded by the coding sequence ATGGCGGACGACCGGGCAGAAAGCCCCACCCTCCAGGAGACCGTTGACGCGTTCGTAGCCGAAGTGCAGGCCCGGCACGCCCGCACGGGCGCGACGTACGGATACGCCCTCAACAACTGGCTCCGGTATCTCAAGGACGCGAGGATCGACCCCAGGAAGACACCGGCCTCGGGCCTCACGGCCGGCGTGGTCGTCCGGTATCCGTCTTGGCTGGCGTCAGACCACTTCAAGAACCGCGCAAACCCGTACACCGTCGGAACCTACATCGCGGTCGTGACGGCGTGGCTCAGGTACCTCCAGCGGGAACAGCTCGCGCCGGACATCGCTTCGAACATGGAACGGATCCGGCACGCCTATAAGGACGCGAGGCCCCGAGGCAGACGCCTCCCCCGAACGCTCCGGGACGACGTGATCGACAAGATTTTGAAAACGATCCGAACCGCCCACCCGGGGAAATCCCCCAGGCTCCAAGCGGCCAGGCTCCGCGACATCGCCCTGGTCGAGGCACTCCGGAGCACAGGCGCAAGGATCTCGGAAATCCTGGGGGCGGACGTGGAGGCGCTTGACGTGAGGGACAAGACACTTCGCGTCACGGGCAAAGGCTCGAAGGAACGAATCGTGATGTTCGACTCAACCGCCTGGCGGGCGCTGAAGGCGTACCTTGATGCGCGCCAAGCACTCAGACTCACGGTTCGGGGCAAATCCACACCCCTTTTCGCCCAGCATGGGCGACGTGCCGGTCGGATACTCCGCCGTCTCAGTTCCCACGGGGCTCGGAAGATGCTGTGGGGCTACGTCAAGGCGGCCGGCATTCGCGAAAAGGTGACTCCCCATCGGCTGAGGCATACCTATGGCTTCAAAATCCTGGAGGCAACCGGCGACCTCGCGGCGACGCAAGACCTCCTCGGCCACGCCTCCCCCACCACAACCCGCATCTACGCCCCCCTCGTCTCATCCCGCCTCCGTGCGGCGCACAAGAAGGCTTTCCCCCGGTAG
- a CDS encoding ImmA/IrrE family metallo-endopeptidase, translating to MNPKKELADRIRGYRERLGMSQDDLAAAIGITAFQTISDIERCNREVRASELTKIAKALSVTVSDLLQETEPDRPPILWRKRPEDARRIEADFLLKCQQYKLLEDISGQTRSHSFPEQDVDLEKSPYSRAAELALSVGQEFNLGSQPAVALAKVLEEKYNVKIWHADLGMDGSAACTIGSFGPAILMNLQEAPWRRNFNFAHELFHLVTWKSIPPSTLIGNENRWTLVEKLANAFAAAVLLPADLVIAEFERRLTNGKIKVVDLIDFARRFEISTEALLWRLVGLRRVEQNDVEHLLADEDFRTLDRVSMRGKWFQPPKFPEKYVRLAVLAYQRASISRAKIAHLLETSLLDLPAFLQQYGLDASQTFCTELPASG from the coding sequence ATGAACCCGAAGAAAGAGCTTGCTGACCGTATCCGAGGATATCGTGAACGTCTGGGTATGTCCCAAGACGATCTCGCCGCCGCAATCGGAATTACTGCGTTCCAGACAATTTCTGACATTGAGCGCTGCAATCGGGAAGTACGTGCATCTGAACTCACCAAGATCGCCAAAGCGCTTTCTGTGACGGTATCTGACCTCCTCCAGGAGACTGAACCGGATAGACCTCCGATACTCTGGCGAAAGCGACCTGAGGATGCAAGGCGCATAGAGGCGGACTTTCTTCTGAAGTGCCAACAGTATAAGCTCCTCGAGGACATCAGCGGTCAGACTCGGAGTCATTCCTTCCCAGAACAAGATGTCGATCTCGAGAAGTCACCTTACTCACGGGCAGCTGAGCTCGCACTCTCGGTCGGCCAGGAATTTAACCTCGGGTCCCAACCTGCGGTCGCCCTCGCGAAAGTACTTGAAGAAAAATATAACGTGAAGATCTGGCACGCCGACTTAGGCATGGATGGATCAGCAGCCTGCACGATCGGATCGTTTGGTCCCGCAATCTTGATGAATCTGCAAGAAGCGCCTTGGCGCCGGAACTTCAATTTCGCACACGAACTTTTTCATCTCGTGACATGGAAGAGCATCCCTCCAAGCACGCTCATTGGCAATGAGAATCGCTGGACGCTTGTGGAGAAACTCGCTAATGCCTTCGCCGCAGCCGTGCTCCTACCGGCAGATTTAGTCATTGCTGAATTCGAAAGGCGACTAACGAATGGGAAAATCAAGGTTGTCGACCTGATCGATTTTGCGCGACGGTTTGAAATCTCAACCGAAGCGCTTCTGTGGAGACTGGTAGGCCTGCGCAGAGTTGAGCAGAACGACGTGGAACACTTGTTGGCCGATGAAGACTTCAGGACTCTGGACCGCGTAAGTATGCGAGGCAAATGGTTCCAACCACCGAAGTTCCCCGAAAAGTATGTAAGGCTCGCAGTACTTGCCTACCAACGAGCGAGCATTTCCCGGGCAAAGATTGCGCACTTGCTCGAGACAAGCCTTCTTGACCTCCCTGCCTTTCTGCAGCAATACGGTCTAGATGCCAGCCAAACCTTCTGCACTGAACTCCCCGCTTCTGGCTGA